A genomic window from Synechococcus sp. CBW1107 includes:
- a CDS encoding radical SAM protein, whose product MSQSFKLLSHLDQLSGIKTGDYRPPVMVDIDPVDGSCNLDCAWCCQAASRESRPSRFMPDSTMERLGSFSKSWGIRSWRIAGDSEPLLNRNISILLESGRSNAIPMGLITNGVFLNRLDKDDLKKLNWLGVSLDAATAATWSSLKRETPDKFDQILDNIKNARALAPELDISIKFLRWSSADNLIKSDFVVNEFAPTFKHASDENEVFSNENEVDLFSKLADELNIRAIIKNAYPKDFPSHYGFESCRATALGGVFDASHNFHLCCDARGVYVLTDDYTRDDWNELPSLWGGDQHQELISSIQPKQCIGCAKYKINEVIEKYIVNDHSDNTFI is encoded by the coding sequence ATGTCCCAGTCATTCAAGCTCCTTTCTCATCTTGATCAGTTGAGCGGGATCAAAACTGGAGACTACCGGCCACCTGTAATGGTAGATATCGACCCTGTCGATGGGTCTTGCAACCTTGATTGTGCGTGGTGCTGTCAGGCAGCCAGTCGAGAATCAAGGCCCAGCAGATTCATGCCTGACTCAACGATGGAAAGACTGGGATCATTCAGCAAGTCCTGGGGGATTCGGTCGTGGCGTATCGCCGGCGACTCGGAACCACTGCTGAATCGCAATATCTCAATCCTGCTTGAATCAGGTCGCAGCAACGCAATCCCCATGGGATTGATCACAAATGGAGTATTCCTGAACAGACTGGATAAAGATGATCTCAAGAAACTCAATTGGCTTGGCGTTTCATTGGATGCTGCCACGGCCGCTACCTGGTCCTCACTGAAACGGGAGACTCCTGACAAGTTTGATCAGATTTTAGATAATATCAAGAACGCGCGTGCTCTTGCCCCCGAACTGGATATCTCAATCAAGTTCCTGCGATGGAGCTCGGCTGATAACCTTATCAAGTCCGACTTTGTTGTTAACGAATTTGCGCCTACCTTCAAACATGCGAGCGACGAAAATGAAGTATTCTCCAACGAAAATGAAGTAGATCTTTTTTCTAAACTTGCCGATGAGCTCAACATTAGAGCCATCATCAAGAATGCTTATCCTAAAGATTTTCCCTCGCACTATGGCTTCGAGTCCTGCAGGGCAACCGCTCTGGGCGGGGTTTTCGATGCAAGTCATAATTTTCACCTGTGCTGCGATGCACGGGGCGTCTATGTGCTCACCGACGATTACACTCGTGACGACTGGAACGAACTGCCAAGCCTGTGGGGCGGAGATCAGCACCAGGAGCTGATCAGCTCCATTCAGCCAAAACAGTGCATTGGATGTGCTAAATACAAAATAAACGAGGTTATTGAAAAATATATTGTCAATGATCATTCGGACAATACATTCATTTAA
- a CDS encoding IS3 family transposase, producing MIPPEDRSQLMELFREGLKEGASATAIADLIGICSRTLRRWGIAFQTHGFSQDRRKGSPRNVAHRFTPEERQRLIHIVNDPRFADLTPAQIVAILAEERIYVGSESTIYRIMRQEGLLNHRGRTRLPREPREVPVLEATGIHQVLAWDITLLPGPVKGQFYYLYMVMDVWSRRILGAEVHEHECSELASAFFDRVCRDEGISKETAAVLHSDNGAPMRSFTLAAKMAELGVSLSFSRPRVSNDNAYAESWFRTMKYHQSYPLRRFRDLLSVKAWVDGFVEWYNAEHRHSGIKYVTPNQRHYGQADAICAIRQQTYEEARQRHPQRWSRPPRNWLQPQVVSINHPRPQKPVAA from the coding sequence ATGATCCCGCCAGAGGATAGAAGCCAGCTGATGGAATTGTTCCGAGAAGGTCTCAAAGAAGGGGCTTCTGCCACGGCGATTGCAGATCTGATCGGTATCTGCTCACGCACGCTACGGCGCTGGGGCATTGCGTTCCAGACACATGGATTCAGCCAGGATCGCCGCAAAGGATCTCCACGGAATGTGGCGCACCGATTCACACCAGAAGAGCGGCAGCGCTTAATTCACATCGTCAATGATCCGCGATTCGCGGACCTCACTCCCGCCCAGATCGTGGCCATCCTTGCCGAGGAGCGAATCTATGTGGGTTCAGAGTCCACGATTTACCGCATCATGCGGCAAGAGGGTCTGCTGAACCACCGTGGCAGAACCCGCCTGCCGCGTGAGCCCAGGGAGGTTCCGGTGTTGGAAGCAACGGGCATCCATCAAGTACTGGCCTGGGATATCACCCTCCTCCCCGGCCCCGTGAAGGGGCAGTTCTATTACCTCTACATGGTGATGGATGTATGGAGCCGGCGCATCCTCGGCGCAGAGGTGCATGAGCATGAATGTAGCGAGTTGGCCAGCGCATTCTTTGATCGTGTCTGCCGCGATGAAGGGATCAGCAAGGAGACTGCTGCGGTCCTGCACTCGGACAATGGCGCCCCCATGCGCTCATTCACTCTGGCGGCCAAGATGGCGGAGCTGGGGGTGTCGCTTTCGTTCTCGAGGCCACGCGTCAGCAATGACAACGCCTATGCCGAGTCGTGGTTCCGCACGATGAAATACCACCAGAGTTATCCGCTCAGGCGATTCCGGGATCTGCTTTCGGTGAAAGCCTGGGTGGATGGCTTTGTCGAGTGGTACAACGCTGAGCACCGGCACAGCGGCATCAAGTACGTGACGCCCAATCAGCGCCATTACGGCCAGGCTGACGCGATCTGCGCCATCCGCCAACAGACCTATGAGGAAGCTCGGCAGAGGCATCCTCAGCGCTGGAGCCGGCCACCCCGCAACTGGTTACAGCCACAGGTTGTGAGCATCAACCATCCCCGACCGCAGAAACCTGTGGCTGCTTGA
- a CDS encoding transposase, translating to MKPTYDTAVRDQVRQRMSPPNRESVAEIARSTGITTQTLYNWRSQWQKQGQLVPATTKPPEQWSALDKLAAVIQAAGLSGPDLGAFCRERGLYPKQLARWRQAAEDANGPSAPSMADQRELQRKNQELIRQNRRLQRELEKKEKALSEAATLLMLSKKLDQLWPRDEEQ from the coding sequence ATGAAACCGACCTATGACACCGCTGTGCGGGACCAAGTCCGCCAGCGCATGAGCCCGCCAAACCGGGAGAGCGTGGCCGAGATCGCCCGCTCTACCGGGATCACGACCCAGACCCTCTACAACTGGCGCAGCCAGTGGCAGAAGCAGGGTCAGCTCGTGCCAGCCACCACCAAGCCGCCAGAGCAGTGGAGCGCTCTCGACAAGCTGGCCGCTGTGATCCAGGCGGCCGGCCTGAGTGGCCCTGATCTCGGGGCCTTCTGCCGTGAGCGGGGCCTCTACCCCAAACAGCTTGCCCGCTGGCGGCAGGCCGCCGAGGATGCCAATGGCCCCAGCGCTCCGAGCATGGCTGATCAGCGAGAACTTCAGCGTAAGAATCAGGAGCTGATTCGCCAGAATCGCCGCTTACAACGCGAATTGGAGAAGAAGGAGAAGGCTCTCTCGGAGGCGGCAACACTGCTGATGCTCTCAAAAAAGCTCGATCAGCTGTGGCCACGGGACGAGGAACAATGA
- a CDS encoding glycosyltransferase family 2 protein: MKQAKKAARAFPYDEHPRLSLIVQSFNHVRNIDQIMRGLRQAEVDEIIICEDGSIDGSRERWAKHLKRRNDFVLLSNDLHEIRASDRAISLSRGEFICMIQDDDLLPPDGRWIQRALALFDAYPSLGCLGGFMGFRQYTWMHECFQNFEDGHESSPVCDNPIPTIDPRTGFPFMFIESVNIGPFFMRRSAFEAVGGWDFSYSDAGNPGMGYDHELGFRMWSSGFMTGLYYAPQYDSTFNELARKGGTYLWGREDRERAAETFPERLRQRYQDVYAQIRQRVDESNALLIPSSASYLEWPSRYRA; the protein is encoded by the coding sequence GTGAAGCAAGCCAAGAAAGCAGCGCGTGCTTTCCCCTATGACGAACATCCCAGGCTATCTCTCATCGTGCAGTCGTTCAATCATGTGAGGAACATAGATCAGATCATGCGTGGTCTTCGGCAGGCAGAAGTCGACGAGATCATTATCTGCGAAGATGGTTCAATTGATGGATCACGTGAGCGTTGGGCCAAGCATCTCAAGCGACGCAACGACTTTGTGCTCCTCTCCAATGACCTTCATGAAATCCGTGCCTCTGACAGAGCGATTTCTCTGAGTCGCGGAGAGTTTATTTGCATGATTCAAGATGATGACTTATTGCCTCCAGATGGCCGCTGGATCCAGCGAGCACTTGCTCTTTTTGACGCCTATCCCTCTCTCGGTTGCTTGGGGGGGTTCATGGGTTTCAGGCAATATACCTGGATGCATGAGTGCTTCCAGAACTTTGAAGATGGTCATGAGTCAAGCCCTGTTTGCGACAATCCGATCCCCACCATTGATCCTCGCACTGGATTTCCTTTCATGTTCATTGAAAGTGTGAACATCGGGCCGTTCTTTATGCGAAGGAGTGCCTTTGAAGCAGTCGGAGGTTGGGATTTTTCATATTCGGATGCAGGTAATCCTGGGATGGGTTATGATCACGAATTGGGTTTTCGGATGTGGTCCAGCGGATTTATGACTGGACTTTATTATGCTCCTCAGTACGACAGCACGTTCAACGAACTTGCCCGCAAGGGGGGCACTTATCTCTGGGGGAGAGAAGACCGTGAGAGAGCCGCAGAGACTTTCCCTGAAAGGCTCCGACAGCGGTATCAGGATGTCTATGCACAGATCCGCCAGCGGGTGGATGAGTCCAACGCGTTGCTGATACCCAGTTCGGCCTCATACTTGGAGTGGCCCTCAAGATATAGAGCATGA
- a CDS encoding IS256 family transposase: MTLTHSGASELSQLMEGTTAGALIPEIVRRGFQDLLEAEVSALTGAQLHERCPDQRSTHRNGYRERLLTTQVGDLSLAIPRLRQGSFFPSWLEPRRRVDKALYAVVMEAYTGGISTRKVDALVEALGGASGISKSEVSRICQGLDEQVKAFLGRPLDHARFPYVYLDATYLHGRLGRNMQVVSRAVVVAIGINALGYREVLGIAVGDSEAEGFWRQFLGSLKERGLDGTRLVISDAHLGLTAAIKRMFQGSSWQRCRVHFLRNLLSHVPKAGQDMVAAAMKAVFVIQAPDQVRAHWQRVTEMLRKQFPGAVPVMEAARDDVLAFLHFPQEHWRKVWSTNPLERLNKEIKRRTNVVGIFPNDPAIVRLVGSQLLEQQEEWQLERRRFFSEATMAKIPEPEEPLELTDADPNAQPAATIS, encoded by the coding sequence ATGACCCTCACCCATAGTGGCGCCTCCGAGCTGAGCCAGCTCATGGAGGGCACCACCGCTGGCGCCCTGATCCCAGAGATCGTGCGCCGGGGTTTCCAGGACCTGCTGGAAGCCGAGGTTTCTGCCCTCACGGGCGCTCAACTCCATGAGCGCTGCCCCGATCAGCGCTCCACCCATCGCAACGGCTACCGGGAGCGGCTGCTCACCACCCAGGTGGGCGACCTCAGCCTGGCCATTCCCAGGTTGCGGCAGGGCAGCTTCTTTCCCAGCTGGCTGGAGCCACGCCGCCGGGTGGACAAGGCGCTCTACGCCGTGGTGATGGAGGCCTACACCGGCGGGATCTCCACCCGCAAGGTCGACGCCCTGGTGGAGGCGCTGGGCGGGGCCAGCGGCATCTCCAAATCGGAGGTGAGCCGCATCTGCCAGGGGCTCGATGAGCAGGTGAAAGCCTTTCTGGGCCGGCCGCTTGACCATGCCCGCTTTCCCTACGTCTACCTCGACGCCACCTACCTCCACGGCCGCCTGGGCCGAAATATGCAGGTGGTGTCGCGGGCGGTGGTGGTGGCGATCGGCATCAATGCCCTCGGCTACCGCGAAGTTCTCGGCATTGCCGTGGGCGACAGCGAGGCGGAGGGCTTCTGGCGTCAGTTCCTGGGCTCACTCAAGGAGCGTGGCCTCGACGGCACCCGCCTGGTGATCTCGGATGCCCACCTGGGCCTGACGGCAGCGATCAAGCGGATGTTCCAGGGCAGTAGCTGGCAGAGGTGCCGGGTGCACTTCCTGCGCAACCTGCTGAGCCATGTGCCCAAGGCCGGCCAGGACATGGTGGCCGCTGCCATGAAAGCGGTGTTCGTGATCCAGGCTCCAGATCAGGTGCGCGCCCACTGGCAGCGGGTCACCGAGATGCTGCGCAAGCAGTTCCCCGGCGCCGTGCCCGTGATGGAAGCCGCCCGGGACGACGTGCTGGCCTTCCTGCACTTCCCCCAGGAGCACTGGCGCAAGGTCTGGAGCACCAACCCGCTCGAGCGCCTCAACAAGGAGATCAAACGCCGCACCAACGTGGTCGGCATCTTCCCCAATGATCCAGCGATCGTGCGCCTGGTGGGCAGCCAGCTGCTGGAGCAGCAGGAGGAATGGCAGCTGGAGCGTCGCCGCTTCTTCTCTGAGGCCACCATGGCCAAGATCCCAGAGCCAGAAGAGCCCTTGGAGCTCACCGATGCAGATCCGAACGCCCAGCCGGCTGCAACCATCAGCTGA
- a CDS encoding IS66 family transposase → MMTAHPAGIPEADWLETPASVRALINAQQQEIELLRGQLTSLATELANLRERIGRSSRNSSKPPSSDGLGFKPPERRKGSGRKRGGQQGHPGSGPELLSIERVDQVVDHHPDACRRCGTLLQGEDLDPLRHQVIEIPPITPLVIEHRLHRLVCPCCSTSTCASLPADVEASHYGPRLSALVGLLGSAFPLSFSKTQALLQQLVGVEMSRGAIGRVRQRLSAALEQPMQEALAFARVQPVAYVDETGAPTGNADGNNPTGKRGWQWVMVTAVVTVFVQGLSRSTTAAIELLGNAFGGIVVSDRFSAYNHLPTKQRQLCWAHLIRDLTAIAERPGASAEFGAQLLGLQQQLFGHWHRYKEGKIDWPALQQSCRPIRQTFETTLQRVVELGYQRGERTPWASTVRTCQQLQKVTGGLWTFLENEGIEPTNNAAERALRQSVIQRKISQGVQSRQGAICRSRLLTVTTTLRQQGRDVWEFLEQAWIAHHRDGVMPSLLSDP, encoded by the coding sequence ATGATGACCGCACATCCGGCTGGAATTCCAGAAGCCGACTGGCTGGAAACTCCCGCCAGCGTCAGAGCGCTGATCAACGCCCAGCAGCAGGAGATCGAGCTGTTGCGCGGCCAACTCACCTCCTTGGCCACCGAGTTGGCAAACCTGCGTGAGCGGATCGGACGCAGCTCTCGCAACTCATCCAAACCTCCCTCCAGTGATGGTCTGGGTTTTAAGCCGCCAGAACGGCGCAAGGGCAGTGGCCGCAAGCGGGGCGGCCAGCAGGGCCATCCCGGATCCGGACCAGAGCTGCTGTCGATCGAGCGGGTGGATCAGGTGGTGGATCACCACCCTGATGCCTGCCGCCGCTGTGGCACCTTGCTCCAGGGAGAGGATCTCGATCCCCTGCGCCATCAGGTGATCGAGATCCCGCCGATTACCCCGCTGGTGATCGAGCACCGGCTGCATCGCCTGGTCTGCCCCTGCTGTTCCACCAGCACCTGCGCCTCGTTGCCGGCGGATGTGGAGGCCAGTCACTACGGCCCAAGGCTCAGTGCACTGGTGGGCCTGCTGGGCAGTGCCTTTCCGTTGAGTTTCAGCAAGACCCAGGCCCTGCTCCAGCAGCTGGTAGGAGTGGAGATGAGCCGCGGCGCGATTGGACGGGTCCGCCAGCGCTTGAGTGCAGCACTGGAGCAGCCCATGCAGGAGGCCCTTGCTTTTGCCCGCGTGCAGCCGGTGGCCTACGTAGATGAAACTGGCGCCCCCACCGGCAATGCCGACGGCAACAATCCCACTGGAAAGCGGGGCTGGCAGTGGGTCATGGTCACCGCCGTGGTGACGGTATTTGTGCAAGGGCTGAGTCGATCGACGACCGCTGCCATCGAGCTGCTGGGGAACGCCTTTGGCGGGATTGTGGTGAGCGATCGCTTCTCGGCCTACAACCACCTGCCCACCAAGCAGCGCCAGCTGTGCTGGGCGCACCTGATCCGCGACCTGACGGCCATCGCCGAACGCCCGGGCGCCAGCGCTGAATTCGGAGCCCAGCTGCTGGGCCTGCAGCAGCAGCTGTTTGGCCACTGGCACCGCTACAAGGAGGGAAAGATTGACTGGCCCGCCTTGCAGCAAAGCTGCCGGCCGATCCGCCAGACCTTTGAGACCACGCTGCAGCGGGTAGTAGAGCTCGGCTACCAGCGCGGCGAGCGAACGCCTTGGGCCAGCACAGTGCGCACGTGCCAGCAGCTCCAGAAGGTGACAGGTGGGTTGTGGACCTTCCTGGAGAACGAGGGAATAGAGCCCACCAACAACGCCGCAGAACGTGCCCTGCGCCAATCGGTGATTCAGCGCAAGATCAGTCAAGGAGTCCAATCCCGCCAAGGTGCGATCTGCCGGAGCCGCCTGCTCACGGTCACCACTACCCTCAGGCAACAGGGGCGGGATGTCTGGGAGTTCCTGGAGCAGGCCTGGATCGCCCATCACCGCGATGGGGTGATGCCGTCACTGCTGAGCGATCCCTGA
- a CDS encoding acyltransferase family protein — protein sequence MITHTFVERVITSKEARLPTSQPRTGGGRYRPEIDGLRAYAVIAVIVNHFNKEILPSGYLGVDIFFVISGYVITSSLADRKSKNFGDFLSGFYERRIKRLVPALVVFVLITSVLISLVNPEPQLALGIGQKALFGMSNISLFSESADYFSQYTDFNPFAHTWSLGVEEQFYLLFPFLIWFSGFGRQTTNGARNLFLWVGSFSIASLIGFMYYYPINQPAAYFLMPNRFWEMAAGCLIFVGFQKRVWIEQALERVPPFIVVAAMVGVMFLPVSQARAATLSIVALSAVLIACLKNGTAAFKAFTAEKVVYIGLISYSLYLWHWGVLAISRWTIGIHWWSVPVQASLILILAILSYRLIEKPFRGIQVAQGRRPITIVAGLGALLAFSIPVSLAAEEAEGNTNHIFLGVKANLKGRGGESLTDEYKVPGAPGRWAGEDCVLSSNDEAGDIIKISDCTLGDFNNAKKRVLVIGNSYSASFVEAFDDLIKRDQYSITITSSWGASPAKEVQNTSEDEEAANNYYWNSVVPEMIAKLRPGDIVFSIFKTDDFAPKIMSTADANAIRTLEQGIARFSDHLSSRGIGFVFLHTLPFEREANCTPDMAVPQWYAPPWSNRCMIPDKEQTLIRRKELDMALARLNKTKKIKILDLIDIFCPTHLCTYVTPEGMILYRDEWGHPSIEAARKSEEFIRKAILEVASQVQR from the coding sequence ATGATCACCCACACTTTCGTAGAAAGAGTGATTACATCCAAAGAGGCAAGATTGCCTACATCACAACCCAGAACGGGGGGAGGCAGATATCGCCCCGAGATTGATGGCCTCAGGGCATATGCAGTGATAGCGGTCATCGTCAACCACTTCAACAAGGAGATTCTTCCAAGCGGATATCTTGGAGTGGATATATTTTTTGTAATATCTGGCTACGTGATTACTTCTTCGCTGGCGGATAGAAAGAGTAAGAACTTTGGTGATTTTTTATCTGGATTTTACGAACGCCGCATCAAGCGCCTGGTGCCCGCATTGGTGGTCTTCGTTCTGATCACCAGCGTTTTAATCAGCCTGGTCAATCCCGAGCCGCAATTGGCACTTGGCATCGGACAGAAGGCACTCTTTGGAATGTCGAATATATCACTCTTCAGTGAGTCAGCCGACTATTTCTCACAATATACAGATTTCAACCCCTTTGCCCACACATGGTCGCTAGGGGTTGAAGAACAATTTTACCTTCTTTTTCCATTCCTGATCTGGTTTTCTGGGTTTGGACGGCAAACCACTAACGGCGCTCGAAATCTCTTCCTGTGGGTGGGATCATTTTCAATCGCATCTTTAATCGGATTTATGTATTACTACCCAATCAATCAGCCAGCCGCCTACTTTCTTATGCCAAACCGTTTCTGGGAGATGGCGGCTGGTTGCTTGATCTTTGTTGGTTTTCAGAAGCGAGTCTGGATTGAGCAGGCGCTGGAGCGAGTACCGCCATTCATAGTTGTGGCAGCCATGGTAGGGGTGATGTTCCTGCCAGTAAGCCAGGCAAGAGCAGCAACCCTATCAATCGTAGCTCTGTCTGCGGTTCTCATCGCGTGCCTCAAGAATGGAACAGCAGCATTCAAGGCTTTCACCGCAGAAAAGGTTGTTTATATTGGCCTGATTTCATATTCGTTATATTTGTGGCACTGGGGAGTGCTTGCAATCAGTCGCTGGACGATTGGGATTCACTGGTGGTCAGTGCCCGTACAAGCCAGTTTGATACTTATTTTAGCGATTTTGTCCTACAGGCTTATTGAAAAGCCGTTCAGAGGGATTCAAGTTGCCCAGGGAAGAAGACCTATCACCATTGTCGCCGGCCTGGGTGCTCTGCTGGCCTTTTCAATTCCGGTAAGCCTGGCAGCCGAAGAGGCTGAAGGGAACACGAACCACATCTTTCTTGGAGTTAAAGCCAATCTGAAGGGACGAGGAGGGGAATCCCTGACAGACGAATATAAGGTTCCGGGAGCGCCTGGACGCTGGGCAGGAGAAGACTGCGTCCTATCAAGTAATGATGAAGCAGGTGATATAATTAAGATTTCGGATTGCACACTGGGTGATTTCAATAATGCAAAAAAAAGGGTCCTTGTAATTGGGAATTCATATTCCGCATCATTCGTTGAGGCATTCGATGATCTCATCAAACGTGATCAATATTCCATCACTATAACATCATCATGGGGTGCTTCGCCTGCAAAGGAAGTTCAAAATACTTCGGAAGACGAGGAGGCTGCGAATAACTATTACTGGAATTCAGTTGTTCCCGAGATGATAGCCAAATTGCGGCCTGGAGACATTGTTTTCTCGATCTTCAAGACCGATGATTTTGCACCAAAAATAATGTCAACCGCTGATGCTAATGCGATCAGGACTTTAGAGCAAGGGATCGCTCGATTTTCAGACCATTTATCGAGCCGAGGCATCGGATTTGTTTTCCTTCATACCTTGCCATTTGAGAGAGAGGCCAATTGCACGCCTGATATGGCAGTTCCTCAGTGGTATGCACCGCCGTGGAGCAATAGATGCATGATCCCCGATAAAGAGCAAACCCTAATCAGGAGAAAGGAGCTTGACATGGCTCTAGCTCGCCTGAATAAAACCAAAAAAATCAAGATACTTGATCTAATAGATATTTTTTGCCCTACACATCTCTGCACATATGTCACTCCTGAAGGGATGATCCTTTACCGAGATGAATGGGGTCATCCATCAATTGAAGCGGCAAGAAAATCAGAAGAATTTATTCGCAAAGCGATTCTTGAAGTTGCCAGTCAAGTACAGAGATAG